A segment of the Delphinus delphis chromosome 20, mDelDel1.2, whole genome shotgun sequence genome:
GGCACAAAAGCCTTTATTCCCAATGCACAGAAAAGAAAGGCGAGTCGGAATAGTGTCAACAACTTTTATTACCACTTACATATTTCATAGGAAAGGGAATGTAGCAATCAAGTCAGAGCGGTATAAAAACGCAGGTCGGCCCGTGTTCCTCCATTGACACCCGGGTCAGGCTCTCCGCGACATCAGGCACAGCAGCTGCACTTGTCCGAGGCCCCTTTGCAGAGGCAGCCCTGGGCACACTTGGCGCAGCCCACggggcagcaggagcagcagcctgGGGAGAGAGGGGCGAAAGCAGATGTCAGCGATGACTTTCCCAGGCTCCTCCTTGCCCACCAGCAGCCCTGCCACAAGCCCTCAGATCCAAAGGACCCCGAGTACAGAAAAACATGCTCTGTTCCAAGACAGTTGGGAGGACCTTGGGGTTTGGCTTCCACTACAAAGTGGCTGCCCTGCCCCATCTAAGCCCAGGACAGGCAGAAAGTCAGAAGCAGCAGTGACAGGTGCCGAAGGGCAAAGGAAGACCAGCCCCCCCGCCAGAGCCATACACTCAGAGCCCGCTCTGGGTTCCCTCCCTCACCGTAGCTGCAGCCCCCAGGTTCCCAGAGAAAGCCCTACACTCACTCTTCTTGCAGGAGGTGCATCTGCAGGCTTTGCAGGTGCAGGAGCCAGCGCAGCTGCAGGAGCCGCCTGCCAGGAAGGGAAAGGCCAGCAGTGAGCAGGGAGGGGGATGCAGGAGGTACAGCAGATGGTCAGTAATCCCTCCCTGCAACCTCTTCCTGGGTGCAGGGCCCAGTGCTAGGGACTCCTGTCCAGCATAGAACAGACAGAAGTCTCACCCCTCCTTCTCTGCCCTTCTATGCAAAGGGCTGTGTACTGCCTTGTATTTACCCCACAGGTATGGTcccaggctccagagcccatTCAGGATGCCTGGGTCTGGTGGCCAGGACCTTTTGTCTGAGCCCATAGCAGGCAATGTCCCCTCGCACCCGGCACAGGGAATGCAGAGGCCTGGACAGAGCACTGTGGCCGACCCAGAAGCCCCCTGACACCTGGATGATGTGGCGCAGAACAGCCTTGAGCCTCAGGCCTCTCGCCTCTGAAATGGAAGCCCCAGTTGGATGGAAACACTCTAATGGGGGATGAAGGCGCCTGTCCAGGGAGAAAGCACGAGCCGGGTTAACTACAGAAGCCTACTTCAGCTCAAGCTCAAAATGTTCCTCCCTCCTCCAAACCCAGGGATGCTTCTTGGTATTGGGGAAGGGGCATCCTAAGTTCTAGAGCCAGGGGTTCCTCACCAGTGGGGCAGGAGCAGTTGGGGTCCATTTGGAGGCGAGGTGAGGCCGGGGGTCCAAAGCAAGTAGCGAAGAAGAGGGTCTTGGGCCGGTTGGGGGCGTGTTGGAACCTAGCAGCCGGCGTGTCAGTTTATACCCAGAGGAGGCGGCCCGGgcgcagaggccccgcccccgccttgcACGCGGCGCGCGGATCTGCGCCTGTGCAGCCGGCAGCCCCCGTTCCGGCTGTGCGCAGCCGGGCGGGCCGAGCGCAGGGTTCCGTGAGCAAAGATTGGGTCGGTGTGCAGCGCTGCGGCCGCCCCTTTGGCGCTAGAACTCGCGGAGGGACGGTGTGCCGGGCGGCTCTCGgtttcccagcttccctgcccGCCCCTTCCCAAATTTCCCAAGGTAGGCAGTCACCTTTGTTCCGGGATCTTCCAGGAACCCAGTCCCCCCTCTCTTTGCCACCCCAGGCCCCATTGCCTTGGTGCTCAAGTTCGTCCTTTCCGGAACCCGTGTGCGCCGCGCCCggccctcctcccccccccccccccccccccccccggcatgTGCTCACGGGCGGTGGAAAGAGCTGAGGGAGTTGTGTGCAGCGTCCCAGCTGCGGATGTGACGTTTGCCT
Coding sequences within it:
- the LOC132416277 gene encoding metallothionein-1E is translated as MDPNCSCPTGGSCSCAGSCTCKACRCTSCKKSCCSCCPVGCAKCAQGCLCKGASDKCSCCA